The following are encoded together in the Ovis canadensis isolate MfBH-ARS-UI-01 breed Bighorn chromosome 2, ARS-UI_OviCan_v2, whole genome shotgun sequence genome:
- the RNF186 gene encoding E3 ubiquitin-protein ligase RNF186, which produces MACPEIPQQPQPVCQKATPSDPAGCAGGPGGPTEGDLECLVCREPYSGIRPPKLLGCQHAFCAVCLKLLLCVQGDAWSIPCPLCRKVTTVPGGLVCTLRDQENVLARLARPGLEVPLRPQGLANPVAPPAGQPSAAGEEEQDAVSANRAAARRLAAHLLLLVLLIVLILPFIYPGVIRWVLSFLVTLALLLALLFCSHPGQQGGCGPTPRTLFCREQKPSEIASIA; this is translated from the coding sequence ATGGCCTGCCCCGAGATCCCGCAGCAGCCCCAGCCGGTCTGCCAAAAAGCCACCCCCTCCGACCCCGCAGGCTGCGCTGGAGGTCCTGGCGGCCCCACGGAGGGCGACCTGGAGTGCCTGGTGTGCCGGGAGCCCTACAGCGGCATCCGGCCGCCCAAGTTGCTGGGCTGCCAGCACGCCTTCTGCGCCGTCTGCCTGAAGCTGCTGCTGTGCGTGCAGGGCGACGCCTGGTCCATCCCCTGCCCTCTGTGCCGCAAGGTCACGACCGTCCCCGGGGGCCTCGTCTGCACCCTGCGCGACCAGGAGAACGTGCTGGCGCGGCTAGCCCGGCCGGGCCTGGAGGTGCCGCTCCGTCCTCAGGGGTTGGCGAACCCTGTCGCCCCGCCGGCAGGGCAGCCCAGCGCTGCCGGAGAGGAGGAGCAGGACGCGGTGAGCGCCAACCGCGCGGCGGCCCGGCGCCTGGCCGCGCACCTGCTCCTCCTGGTCCTGCTCATCGTCCTCATCCTGCCCTTCATCTACCCCGGCGTCATCCGGTGGGTGCTCAGCTTCCTCGTCACCCTGGCTCTGCTGCTGGCTCTGCTTTTCTGCTCTCACCCCGGCCAGCAGGGCGGCTGCGGGCCCACCCCCAGGACTCTCTTCTGCAGAGAGCAGAAACCCAGCGAGATCGCCTCCATCGCCTGA